The Humulus lupulus chromosome 3, drHumLupu1.1, whole genome shotgun sequence genome window below encodes:
- the LOC133822956 gene encoding uncharacterized protein LOC133822956 isoform X1, which produces MCGIALIILGVRLDLSSPIDDSTPHSLNSHQQLVFDIDDLEAALRRRGPDSLGTRKLFLQPRISSSENPEIVSFIEGQEQCGDDESFSFALANERTDKLQNGFTVVHDSFAELHFFGATLQLRGISPIVQPLIDSSGNVLVFNGEIFGGVHIGSDENDAEVLMRALEKCCSCNTHLDKKVCHCDQRGKSSVIHVLSTIRGPWAVIYWQDSSRTLWFGRDAFGRRSLLVHWPTVEDSRFMLSSVSPISSAEKNSAQLENCNKFAADLDIDHGTTSHRFWEELPCGIYSLNVDASNIDGCLVAQVKKHEWTDALLEQLIQWERMYVEPVLVEVHTSRCKIVVAQDSTQSAHSNILPPELGPIQASISVPAATVLCSLRESVRRRSSLHTIFQADTCGVETQLIPVAVLFSGGLDSMILAALLNECLDPRYEIDLLNVSFDGESAPDRVSAKAGVTELRRIAPSRKWKLVEIDSDLSTLTFETKHVMSLISPSNTYMDLNIGIALWLAAGGDGWVYENYELVRYRSKARILLVGSGADEQCAGYGRHRTKYRNASWLGLNEEMKLDMQRIWKRNLGRDDRCIADNGKEARFPFLDEDVIKVLLDIPLWEVTDLNQPSGVGDKKILREVAKLLGLHEAASLPKRAIQFGTRIARESNRKNFGSNRAANQASAGSVVIHAKSILN; this is translated from the exons ATGTGTGGAATCGCTTTGATTATTTTGGGCGTTCGGCTTGACCTTTCCTCCCCCATTGACGATTCCACACCTCACTCTCTTAACTCTCACCAG CAACTGGTTTTTGATATTGATGATCTTGAAGCTGCTTTACGTAGGAGAGGACCTGATAGCTTAGGCACCCGGAAGCTCTTTCTTCAACCAAGGATTTCGTCCTCGGAAAACCCTGAAATCGTATCTTTTATTGAGGGACAAGAGCAGTGTGGTGACGACGAAAGCTTTAGCTTCGCTTTGGCTAATGAACGAACGGATAAGCTGCAAAATGGGTTCACAGTGGTGCACGATTCTTTTGCAGAGTTACACTTCTTTGGTGCCACTTTGCAACTCAGGGGAATAAGTCCCATCGTTCAGCCCTTGATAGATTCATCAGGAAATGTCCTCGTTTTCAACg GTGAGATATTTGGTGGAGTACACATTGGTAGCGACGAGAATGACGCGGAAGTTCTAATGCGAGCTTTGGAGAAATGCTGCTCCTGCAATACCCATTTGGATAAAAAAGTATGCCATTGTGATCAAAGGGGGAAATCTTCTGTCATACATGTTCTATCGACAATTAGGGGACCTTGGGCTGTTATCTATTGGCAG GATAGTTCTAGAACTCTGTGGTTTGGTCGAGATGCATTTGGTAGACGAAGTCTGCTTGTTCACTGGCCGACAGTGGAGGATTCTCGGTTTATGCTTTCTTCTGTGTCACCCATATCTTCTGCTGAAAAGAATTCTG CTCAACTAGAGAATTGTAATAAATTCGCTGCAGATTTAGACATTGACCATGGGACTACTAGTCATAGATTCTGGGAAGAACTTCCATGTGGTATCTATAGCCTGAATGTAGATGCTTCAAATATTGATGGGTGTTTGGTTGCTCAAGTAAAAAAGCATGAATGGACTGATGCACTACTAGAGCAGTTGATACAATGGGAGAGAATGTATGTTGAACCCGTACTTGTGGAGGTACATACTTCTCGTTGTAAGATTGTTGTGGCGCAAGATAGCACACAGTCAGCTCACTCTAATATATTGCCGCCTGAATTAG GACCTATACAAGCTTCAATTTCGGTTCCAGCAGCGACTGTGCTTTGTTCTTTAAGAGAATCAGTTAGGCGACGCTCTTCTTTGCATACAATATTTCAG GCAGATACTTGTGGTGTGGAAACGCAACTCATTCCAGTGGCTGTTCTCTTCTCTGGTGGATTAGATTCCATGATACTTGCAGCATTGTTGAATGAGTGCTTAGATCCTAGAT ATGAGATTGACTTACTTAATGTGAGTTTTGATGGGGAGTCTGCCCCTGATAGGGTTTCTGCTAAGGCCGGGGTAACTGAATTAAGAAGAATTGCACCTTCAAGAAA GTGGAAACTTGTCGAGATCGATTCTGATTTGTCAACCTTGACCTTCGAAACAAAGCATGTTATGTCTCTCATAAGTCCTTCAAACACATACATG GATCTGAATATAGGAATAGCTTTATGGCTAGCAGCTGGTGGTGATGGATGGGTGTATGAGAATTATGAACTTGTTAGATACAGGTCAAAAGCTAGGATTCTCCTAGTTGGTTCAGGTGCGGATGAGCAATGTGCTGGCTATGGAAGGCACAGGACAAAATATAGAAATGCAAG TTGGCTTGGACTGAATGAGGAAATGAAGTTGGATATGCAGAGAATTTGGAAAAGAAACCTAGGAAGAGACGATAGATGTATTGCTGATAATGGGAAGGAG GCGAGATTTCCCTTCTTGGATGAAGATGTTATAAAAGTTTTACTGGATATCCCTCTATGGGAAGTTACTGACCTTAATCAACCTAGCGGAGTTGGTGATAAGAAGATTTTGAGAGAG GTTGCAAAACTGCTTGGATTACACGAAGCTGCATCTCTGCCTAAAAGAGCTATTCAG TTTGGTACAAGAATTGCAAGGGAATCAAATCGAAAAAACTTTGGAAGTAACCGCGCAGCAAATCAAGCATCTGCTGGTAGTGTAGTGATTCATGCGAAATCGATCTTGAATTAA
- the LOC133822956 gene encoding uncharacterized protein LOC133822956 isoform X2: MCGIALIILGVRLDLSSPIDDSTPHSLNSHQQLVFDIDDLEAALRRRGPDSLGTRKLFLQPRISSSENPEIVSFIEGQEQCGDDESFSFALANERTDKLQNGFTVVHDSFAELHFFGATLQLRGISPIVQPLIDSSGNVLVFNGEIFGGVHIGSDENDAEVLMRALEKCCSCNTHLDKKVCHCDQRGKSSVIHVLSTIRGPWAVIYWQDSSRTLWFGRDAFGRRSLLVHWPTVEDSRFMLSSVSPISSAEKNSDLDIDHGTTSHRFWEELPCGIYSLNVDASNIDGCLVAQVKKHEWTDALLEQLIQWERMYVEPVLVEVHTSRCKIVVAQDSTQSAHSNILPPELGPIQASISVPAATVLCSLRESVRRRSSLHTIFQADTCGVETQLIPVAVLFSGGLDSMILAALLNECLDPRYEIDLLNVSFDGESAPDRVSAKAGVTELRRIAPSRKWKLVEIDSDLSTLTFETKHVMSLISPSNTYMDLNIGIALWLAAGGDGWVYENYELVRYRSKARILLVGSGADEQCAGYGRHRTKYRNASWLGLNEEMKLDMQRIWKRNLGRDDRCIADNGKEARFPFLDEDVIKVLLDIPLWEVTDLNQPSGVGDKKILREVAKLLGLHEAASLPKRAIQFGTRIARESNRKNFGSNRAANQASAGSVVIHAKSILN, translated from the exons ATGTGTGGAATCGCTTTGATTATTTTGGGCGTTCGGCTTGACCTTTCCTCCCCCATTGACGATTCCACACCTCACTCTCTTAACTCTCACCAG CAACTGGTTTTTGATATTGATGATCTTGAAGCTGCTTTACGTAGGAGAGGACCTGATAGCTTAGGCACCCGGAAGCTCTTTCTTCAACCAAGGATTTCGTCCTCGGAAAACCCTGAAATCGTATCTTTTATTGAGGGACAAGAGCAGTGTGGTGACGACGAAAGCTTTAGCTTCGCTTTGGCTAATGAACGAACGGATAAGCTGCAAAATGGGTTCACAGTGGTGCACGATTCTTTTGCAGAGTTACACTTCTTTGGTGCCACTTTGCAACTCAGGGGAATAAGTCCCATCGTTCAGCCCTTGATAGATTCATCAGGAAATGTCCTCGTTTTCAACg GTGAGATATTTGGTGGAGTACACATTGGTAGCGACGAGAATGACGCGGAAGTTCTAATGCGAGCTTTGGAGAAATGCTGCTCCTGCAATACCCATTTGGATAAAAAAGTATGCCATTGTGATCAAAGGGGGAAATCTTCTGTCATACATGTTCTATCGACAATTAGGGGACCTTGGGCTGTTATCTATTGGCAG GATAGTTCTAGAACTCTGTGGTTTGGTCGAGATGCATTTGGTAGACGAAGTCTGCTTGTTCACTGGCCGACAGTGGAGGATTCTCGGTTTATGCTTTCTTCTGTGTCACCCATATCTTCTGCTGAAAAGAATTCTG ATTTAGACATTGACCATGGGACTACTAGTCATAGATTCTGGGAAGAACTTCCATGTGGTATCTATAGCCTGAATGTAGATGCTTCAAATATTGATGGGTGTTTGGTTGCTCAAGTAAAAAAGCATGAATGGACTGATGCACTACTAGAGCAGTTGATACAATGGGAGAGAATGTATGTTGAACCCGTACTTGTGGAGGTACATACTTCTCGTTGTAAGATTGTTGTGGCGCAAGATAGCACACAGTCAGCTCACTCTAATATATTGCCGCCTGAATTAG GACCTATACAAGCTTCAATTTCGGTTCCAGCAGCGACTGTGCTTTGTTCTTTAAGAGAATCAGTTAGGCGACGCTCTTCTTTGCATACAATATTTCAG GCAGATACTTGTGGTGTGGAAACGCAACTCATTCCAGTGGCTGTTCTCTTCTCTGGTGGATTAGATTCCATGATACTTGCAGCATTGTTGAATGAGTGCTTAGATCCTAGAT ATGAGATTGACTTACTTAATGTGAGTTTTGATGGGGAGTCTGCCCCTGATAGGGTTTCTGCTAAGGCCGGGGTAACTGAATTAAGAAGAATTGCACCTTCAAGAAA GTGGAAACTTGTCGAGATCGATTCTGATTTGTCAACCTTGACCTTCGAAACAAAGCATGTTATGTCTCTCATAAGTCCTTCAAACACATACATG GATCTGAATATAGGAATAGCTTTATGGCTAGCAGCTGGTGGTGATGGATGGGTGTATGAGAATTATGAACTTGTTAGATACAGGTCAAAAGCTAGGATTCTCCTAGTTGGTTCAGGTGCGGATGAGCAATGTGCTGGCTATGGAAGGCACAGGACAAAATATAGAAATGCAAG TTGGCTTGGACTGAATGAGGAAATGAAGTTGGATATGCAGAGAATTTGGAAAAGAAACCTAGGAAGAGACGATAGATGTATTGCTGATAATGGGAAGGAG GCGAGATTTCCCTTCTTGGATGAAGATGTTATAAAAGTTTTACTGGATATCCCTCTATGGGAAGTTACTGACCTTAATCAACCTAGCGGAGTTGGTGATAAGAAGATTTTGAGAGAG GTTGCAAAACTGCTTGGATTACACGAAGCTGCATCTCTGCCTAAAAGAGCTATTCAG TTTGGTACAAGAATTGCAAGGGAATCAAATCGAAAAAACTTTGGAAGTAACCGCGCAGCAAATCAAGCATCTGCTGGTAGTGTAGTGATTCATGCGAAATCGATCTTGAATTAA
- the LOC133824659 gene encoding uncharacterized protein LOC133824659, which yields MTSNIAESINAALKAARTLPITTMMEGLQSLFQKWVWKNGNEANGTFTQVTTDTETVLRENFIRAIKFQVFPVNTILYQVVVEDKGNFLVNLMEKTCECKMFQQDEIPCAHAIAIFAKTRLKTYDYVADYYKTTTMKATYESTVHPLPNENE from the exons ATGACATCAAATATAGCTGAATCGATAAATGCTGCATTGAAAGCTGCAAGAACGCTGCCAATCACTACAATGATGGAAGGCCTTCAAAGTTTATTTCAAAAATGGGTATGGAAAAATGGTAACGAAGCAAACGGAACATTCACACAAGTAACAACAGATACTGAAACTGTGCTTAGAGAAAACTTTATTCGAGCCATTAAATTTCAG GTCTTCCCAGTAAACACTATACTGTACCAAGTTGTGGTTGAAGACAAAGGAAATTTTTTGGTCAACCTAATGGAAAAAACATGTGAATGCAAAATGTTCCAACAAGATGAAATACCGTgtgcacatgcaatagcaataTTCGCCAAAACACGACTGAAAACATATGATTATGTTGCTGATTACTACAAAACTACAACTATGAAAGCAACATATGAGTCAACTGTTCATCCATTGCCAAATGAAAACGAATAG